In one Streptomyces venezuelae genomic region, the following are encoded:
- a CDS encoding proline dehydrogenase → MDAGLAALLGAAVGSLATLGAALVNGRAQARSQHDQWRRQHRRDAYAAYLSALHDRDIAMDAVLDALRPDVPELPDVDEKIRRFITLAREVHRAVEVVVLEGPAPVVEVAERVTRASGDLSLVVRRMAENARAGDDGRRAEDAGLAAERERALYQAVKDFRLAARTALGNTD, encoded by the coding sequence ATGGACGCAGGACTCGCCGCTCTGCTCGGTGCCGCCGTGGGCTCTCTCGCCACTCTGGGAGCCGCGCTCGTGAACGGGCGGGCGCAGGCGCGGTCACAACACGACCAATGGCGCCGTCAGCACCGCCGCGACGCCTACGCCGCCTACCTGAGCGCTCTCCACGACCGCGACATCGCCATGGACGCCGTCCTCGACGCCCTGCGTCCGGACGTCCCCGAGCTGCCGGACGTCGACGAGAAGATACGCCGCTTCATCACCCTGGCCCGCGAAGTGCACCGCGCGGTCGAAGTGGTCGTCCTCGAAGGTCCGGCTCCCGTCGTGGAGGTCGCCGAACGCGTCACCCGCGCCTCCGGCGACCTCTCGCTCGTCGTGCGACGGATGGCGGAGAACGCGCGTGCGGGTGACGACGGCCGCAGAGCCGAAGACGCCGGGCTGGCCGCCGAGCGGGAGCGCGCTCTCTACCAGGCCGTCAAGGACTTCCGCCTCGCGGCCCGCACCGCCCTCGGCAACACGGACTGA
- a CDS encoding electron transfer flavoprotein subunit alpha/FixB family protein → MAEVLVYVDHVDGAVRKPTLELLTLARRVGEPVAVALGSGAEATAATLAEHGAVKVLTADAPEFADYLVVPKVDALQAAYEAVSPAAVLVPSSAEGKEIAARLAVRIKSGIITDAVDLEAGDEGPVATQSAFAASYTTKSRVSNGTPVITVKPNSAAVEAAPAAGTVEALTVSFSEKATGTKVVSRTPRESTGRPDLTEAAIVVSGGRGVNGAENFSIIEALADSLGAAVGASRAAVDAGWYPHSNQVGQTGKSVSPQLYIASGISGAIQHRAGMQTSKTIVAINKDAEAPIFDLVDYGVVGDLFDVVPALTEEVKTRKG, encoded by the coding sequence ATGGCTGAAGTTCTCGTCTACGTCGACCACGTGGACGGCGCCGTCCGCAAGCCCACCCTTGAGCTGCTGACCCTGGCCCGCCGCGTCGGCGAGCCCGTCGCCGTCGCCCTCGGCTCCGGCGCCGAGGCCACCGCCGCCACGCTCGCCGAGCACGGCGCGGTGAAGGTCCTCACCGCCGACGCCCCCGAGTTCGCCGACTACCTCGTCGTGCCGAAGGTGGACGCGCTCCAGGCCGCGTACGAGGCCGTCTCCCCGGCCGCCGTGCTCGTCCCGTCCTCCGCCGAGGGCAAGGAGATCGCGGCCCGCCTCGCGGTCCGCATCAAGTCCGGCATCATCACGGACGCCGTCGACCTCGAGGCCGGCGACGAGGGTCCGGTGGCCACGCAGTCCGCGTTCGCCGCCTCGTACACCACCAAGTCCCGTGTCTCCAACGGCACCCCGGTCATCACGGTCAAGCCGAACTCGGCCGCCGTGGAGGCCGCCCCGGCCGCGGGCACCGTCGAGGCCCTCACGGTCTCCTTCTCCGAGAAGGCCACCGGCACCAAGGTCGTCTCGCGCACCCCGCGCGAGTCGACGGGCCGCCCCGACCTGACCGAGGCCGCGATCGTGGTCTCCGGCGGCCGCGGCGTCAACGGCGCCGAGAACTTCTCGATCATCGAGGCCCTCGCCGACTCGCTCGGCGCCGCCGTGGGCGCCTCGCGTGCCGCGGTCGACGCCGGCTGGTACCCGCACTCCAACCAGGTCGGCCAGACCGGCAAGTCGGTCTCCCCGCAGCTGTACATCGCGTCCGGCATCTCCGGCGCGATCCAGCACCGCGCCGGCATGCAGACCTCGAAGACCATCGTGGCCATCAACAAGGACGCCGAGGCCCCGATCTTCGACCTGGTCGACTACGGAGTGGTCGGCGACCTCTTCGACGTCGTTCCGGCACTCACCGAAGAGGTCAAGACCCGCAAGGGCTGA
- a CDS encoding endonuclease/exonuclease/phosphatase family protein: MPTDPRVTRRSGLRTAFAAAAALPLLTTALAAAPAHALQRPGRRLEVMSFNLRYASATPPNTWADRRPVTRELLRRTRPHIVGTQEGLYQQVRDIAADLGAHYDWIGTGRAGGSRDEFMTVFYDTRRLAPLEYDHYWLSDTPEVIGSNTWGGGSIRMVTWVRFHDLRTDDELYVLNTHLDNASQFARARAAQLIVERLGRLDRSLPLLVTGDFNVAAHKNPVYDTLLGAGLVDSWDAADHRSKAYATFHGYKPLTPDGDRIDWILTTPGVRVHEAAINTFSLDGQFPSDHLPVQASVTL; the protein is encoded by the coding sequence GTGCCGACCGATCCCCGCGTCACGCGCCGTTCCGGCCTGCGGACGGCGTTCGCCGCAGCCGCCGCGCTCCCCCTGCTCACGACCGCACTGGCCGCCGCGCCCGCGCACGCCCTGCAGCGCCCGGGACGCCGCCTGGAGGTCATGTCGTTCAACCTGCGCTACGCGAGCGCCACGCCGCCGAACACCTGGGCCGACCGCCGCCCGGTCACCCGCGAGCTCCTGCGCCGCACCAGGCCGCACATCGTCGGCACCCAGGAAGGCCTCTACCAGCAGGTCCGGGACATCGCGGCCGACCTCGGAGCGCACTACGACTGGATCGGCACCGGCCGCGCGGGAGGCAGCCGCGACGAGTTCATGACCGTCTTCTACGACACCCGCAGGCTCGCCCCGCTCGAGTACGACCACTACTGGCTCTCGGACACCCCGGAGGTGATCGGCTCCAACACCTGGGGCGGCGGCTCCATCCGGATGGTCACCTGGGTCCGCTTCCACGACCTGCGCACCGACGACGAGCTGTACGTGCTCAATACGCACCTCGACAACGCGTCCCAGTTCGCACGCGCGCGTGCCGCCCAACTGATCGTCGAGCGCCTCGGCCGCCTCGACCGGTCCCTGCCGCTGCTCGTGACGGGCGACTTCAATGTGGCCGCGCACAAGAACCCGGTGTACGACACGCTGCTCGGCGCCGGCCTCGTCGACAGCTGGGACGCGGCGGACCACCGCAGCAAGGCGTACGCCACCTTCCACGGCTACAAGCCCCTCACCCCCGACGGCGACCGCATCGACTGGATCCTCACGACCCCGGGAGTGCGGGTCCACGAGGCGGCGATCAACACGTTCTCGCTGGACGGGCAGTTCCCGAGCGACCACCTTCCGGTGCAGGCGAGCGTGACGCTGTGA
- a CDS encoding flavin reductase family protein: MTASPALSTPRLATPDLLRSVFRQHAAGVAVITAAHGSRPVGFTATSLASVSAEPPMLSFGIGTGSSCWPAVSETDHVGVHILGEHQEDLAATFARSGADRFAPPTGWREGPEGVPVLDGALAWLVCRIVARVPAGDHRIVLAQAVVGDRTDEGRPLLYHHGRFNALRD; encoded by the coding sequence ATGACGGCATCGCCTGCCCTCAGCACGCCCCGGCTCGCCACCCCCGATCTGCTGCGGTCGGTCTTCCGGCAGCACGCCGCGGGAGTCGCGGTGATCACCGCCGCGCACGGCTCACGCCCCGTCGGCTTCACCGCGACCTCGCTCGCCTCGGTCTCCGCCGAGCCCCCGATGCTCTCGTTCGGCATCGGCACCGGCTCCTCCTGCTGGCCCGCGGTCTCCGAGACCGACCACGTCGGCGTCCACATACTCGGCGAGCATCAGGAAGATCTCGCCGCCACGTTCGCCCGCAGCGGGGCCGACCGCTTCGCCCCGCCCACGGGCTGGCGCGAGGGCCCCGAAGGGGTCCCCGTCCTCGACGGCGCGCTCGCCTGGCTGGTCTGCCGGATCGTGGCGCGCGTGCCCGCGGGCGACCACCGCATCGTGCTCGCGCAGGCGGTCGTCGGCGACCGCACGGACGAGGGCCGCCCGCTCCTGTACCACCACGGGCGCTTCAACGCGTTGCGTGACTGA
- a CDS encoding transglutaminase-like domain-containing protein, producing the protein MQLTQEKPDLSAYLAADEVVDHHHPLVREVAAGLAKTSADTYAYARAAFEYVRDAIPHSQDAGRMEVTWRASDVLRERTGICTAKSHALAALLRAEDIPTGFCYQRLRDDNASGYSLHGLVAVRLDGAWHRQDPRGNLPAGVDAQFGIGEERLAWPVDPECNEVDYPVLYAEPSPVALRALKEARDRLHLWQIYPSEL; encoded by the coding sequence ATGCAGCTGACCCAGGAAAAACCCGACCTGTCTGCGTACTTGGCGGCTGACGAGGTCGTCGACCACCATCATCCGCTGGTCCGCGAGGTGGCGGCCGGGCTTGCAAAAACATCCGCCGATACGTACGCCTACGCACGGGCCGCCTTCGAGTACGTACGTGACGCCATTCCGCACTCCCAGGACGCGGGCCGCATGGAGGTCACCTGGCGCGCCTCCGACGTCCTGCGCGAACGCACCGGCATCTGTACCGCCAAGTCCCACGCCCTGGCCGCCCTGCTGCGCGCCGAGGACATCCCGACGGGGTTCTGCTACCAGCGCCTGCGGGACGACAACGCCAGCGGCTACTCCCTGCACGGCCTGGTCGCCGTGCGGCTCGACGGCGCCTGGCACCGACAGGACCCGCGCGGCAACCTCCCGGCCGGTGTCGACGCCCAGTTCGGGATCGGCGAGGAGCGGCTTGCCTGGCCCGTGGACCCGGAGTGCAACGAAGTGGACTATCCAGTCCTCTATGCTGAACCGAGTCCCGTGGCGCTCCGCGCACTCAAGGAAGCCCGGGACCGGCTGCACCTCTGGCAGATCTACCCCTCAGAACTGTGA
- a CDS encoding LacI family DNA-binding transcriptional regulator: MDDRTGQRTVAETAARRPENRYGNRPTMKDVAARAGVGLKTVSRVVNGEPGVTPDTERRVQEAIDALGFRRNDSARVLRKGRTASIGLVLEDLADPFYGPLSRAVEEVARAHGALLINGSSAEDPDREQELVLALCARRVDGLVVIPAGDDHRYLEPEIAAGVATVFVDRPAGKIDADVVLSDSFGGARDGVAHLIAHGHRRIGFIGDQPRIHTAIERLRGYRAAMEDADIPVDEAWVSLGVTDPERVRLAAETMLSGPEPVTAVFAGNNRVTVTVVRVLASLDRPVALVGFDDIELADLLDPGVTVVAQDAAQLGRTAAERLFRQLDGASEAPERVELPTRLITRGSGELPPAE, from the coding sequence GTGGACGACAGGACAGGACAGCGCACCGTGGCCGAGACCGCCGCCCGACGACCCGAGAACCGTTACGGCAACCGGCCGACCATGAAGGACGTCGCCGCGCGCGCGGGGGTCGGCCTGAAGACCGTCTCACGCGTCGTGAACGGCGAGCCCGGCGTCACCCCGGACACCGAGCGCCGGGTGCAGGAGGCGATCGATGCCCTGGGCTTCCGTCGTAACGACAGCGCACGCGTGCTGCGCAAGGGGCGTACCGCCAGCATCGGCCTCGTACTGGAGGATCTGGCCGACCCGTTCTACGGTCCGCTGAGCCGTGCCGTCGAGGAGGTCGCGCGGGCGCACGGCGCGCTGCTCATCAACGGGTCGAGCGCGGAGGACCCGGACCGCGAGCAGGAGTTGGTGCTCGCGCTGTGCGCGCGACGCGTGGACGGGCTCGTGGTGATTCCGGCCGGGGACGACCACCGGTATCTGGAGCCGGAGATCGCCGCCGGTGTCGCCACGGTCTTCGTCGACCGGCCCGCCGGGAAGATCGACGCCGACGTGGTGCTTTCCGACAGCTTCGGCGGTGCGCGGGACGGCGTCGCGCACCTCATCGCCCACGGTCACCGCCGTATCGGCTTCATCGGCGACCAGCCGCGCATTCACACCGCCATAGAGCGCCTGCGCGGCTACCGCGCGGCGATGGAGGACGCGGACATTCCCGTCGACGAGGCGTGGGTGTCGCTCGGCGTCACCGATCCGGAGCGGGTGCGTCTGGCGGCCGAGACGATGCTGAGCGGGCCGGAACCGGTCACGGCGGTGTTCGCGGGCAACAACCGTGTGACGGTGACGGTCGTACGTGTCCTGGCCTCGCTGGATCGCCCCGTGGCCCTCGTCGGCTTCGACGACATCGAGCTCGCGGATCTGCTGGACCCCGGCGTGACCGTCGTGGCGCAGGACGCGGCGCAGCTGGGCAGGACGGCGGCGGAGCGGCTGTTCCGGCAGCTCGACGGCGCTTCGGAGGCCCCGGAGCGGGTCGAGCTGCCGACGCGGCTCATCACGCGTGGGTCGGGTGAACTGCCGCCCGCGGAGTGA
- a CDS encoding B3/4 domain-containing protein encodes MTLHLTVSDEVRALAPGFTHVVIEARGLVNGPGTDATEALLDDAARRLAARLDGRAPHEDPHMAAWRAAYAAFGAKPSRTRNSAEALARRALADGGLPRINLLVDLYNAISVARLIPVGGEDLDRIKGGMRLVRATGDEEFVTAAAGERVVEHPDAGEIVWCDDEGVTCRRWNWRQGPRTRLTEESVNAVFLLEGMGPDAGLDAAGAELAELLAKFSPGADITVR; translated from the coding sequence ATGACCCTCCACCTGACCGTCTCCGACGAGGTCCGCGCCCTCGCGCCCGGCTTCACCCACGTCGTCATCGAGGCCCGCGGGCTCGTCAACGGACCCGGCACCGACGCCACCGAGGCCCTCCTCGACGACGCGGCCCGCCGCCTCGCCGCGCGGCTCGACGGCCGGGCCCCGCACGAGGACCCGCACATGGCCGCCTGGCGCGCCGCGTACGCGGCCTTCGGCGCCAAGCCCTCCCGCACCCGCAACTCCGCGGAGGCGCTCGCCAGGCGCGCCCTCGCGGACGGCGGTCTGCCGCGCATCAACCTGCTCGTCGACCTCTACAACGCGATCAGCGTGGCCCGCCTGATCCCGGTCGGCGGCGAGGACCTGGACCGGATCAAGGGCGGCATGCGTCTGGTGCGGGCCACCGGCGACGAGGAGTTCGTGACCGCCGCCGCCGGGGAGCGCGTCGTCGAGCACCCCGACGCGGGCGAAATCGTCTGGTGCGACGACGAGGGCGTAACGTGCCGTCGCTGGAACTGGCGCCAGGGTCCGCGCACCCGCCTCACCGAGGAGTCGGTGAACGCGGTCTTCCTGCTGGAGGGCATGGGCCCGGACGCGGGTCTCGACGCGGCGGGCGCGGAGCTGGCCGAGCTGCTCGCGAAGTTCAGTCCCGGCGCGGACATCACCGTCCGCTGA
- a CDS encoding DUF6986 family protein, producing the protein MGQQEKVATSLAGAVSDGISASLAPVDAELERRYPGDPGTRQPVHTVYVPGEQFDADSIRTWGDKALAMLDEHAPDAASFAAVLGLNDDLADAVYTRVRTKLEREPIEDLRIDFEDGYKGADEDQDAARAARLVAAAYKNGTAAPYMGIRMKCMEEAVRARGIRTLDIFLSGLMEAGGLPDGLVLTLPKVTYPEQVTAMVRLLEEFEKARGIEHGRIGFEIQIETSQSILATDGTAAVARMIQAAEGRATGLHYGTFDYSACLHVSAAYQASDHPAADHAKAVMQVAAAGTGVRVSDGSTNVLPVGSTAKVHDAWRLHYGLTRRALARAYYQGWDMHPGHIPTRYAAVFAFYREGFEAAAARLAAYAGHHEGGDVADEPATAKALAGYLLRGLDCGALDAGEVTRLTGLTLARLQGFAGPRRGDLTKSGK; encoded by the coding sequence ATGGGTCAGCAAGAGAAGGTGGCGACGAGCCTCGCCGGCGCGGTCAGCGACGGCATCAGCGCTTCCCTCGCCCCGGTGGACGCGGAGCTCGAGCGCCGCTACCCCGGAGACCCAGGCACCCGCCAGCCCGTCCACACCGTGTACGTCCCCGGCGAGCAGTTCGACGCCGACTCGATCCGCACCTGGGGCGACAAGGCTCTGGCGATGCTCGACGAGCACGCGCCGGACGCCGCCTCCTTCGCCGCCGTCCTCGGCCTGAACGACGACCTCGCCGATGCCGTCTACACGCGCGTGCGCACCAAGCTGGAGCGCGAGCCCATTGAAGACCTGCGCATCGACTTCGAGGACGGCTACAAGGGCGCCGACGAGGACCAGGACGCCGCCCGCGCGGCCCGCCTCGTCGCCGCGGCCTACAAGAACGGCACCGCGGCCCCCTACATGGGCATCCGCATGAAGTGCATGGAAGAGGCGGTGCGCGCCCGCGGCATCCGCACCCTCGACATCTTCCTGTCCGGCCTCATGGAGGCCGGCGGCCTTCCCGACGGCCTCGTCCTGACCCTGCCCAAGGTGACGTACCCCGAGCAGGTCACCGCGATGGTGCGCCTCCTGGAGGAGTTCGAGAAGGCCCGCGGCATCGAGCACGGCCGCATCGGCTTCGAGATCCAGATCGAGACCAGCCAGTCCATCCTCGCCACCGACGGCACCGCCGCCGTGGCCCGCATGATCCAGGCCGCCGAGGGCCGCGCCACCGGCCTGCACTACGGCACCTTCGACTACAGCGCCTGCCTCCACGTGAGCGCCGCCTACCAGGCCAGCGACCACCCGGCCGCCGACCACGCCAAGGCCGTCATGCAGGTCGCCGCCGCGGGCACCGGAGTACGTGTCTCCGACGGCTCCACCAACGTCCTGCCCGTCGGCTCCACCGCGAAGGTCCACGACGCCTGGCGCCTCCACTACGGCCTCACCCGGCGCGCCCTGGCCCGCGCCTACTACCAGGGCTGGGACATGCACCCCGGCCACATCCCGACGCGCTACGCCGCCGTGTTCGCGTTCTACCGCGAGGGCTTCGAGGCCGCCGCCGCCCGCCTCGCCGCCTACGCGGGCCACCACGAGGGCGGCGACGTCGCCGACGAGCCCGCCACCGCCAAGGCCCTCGCCGGCTACCTGCTGCGCGGCCTGGACTGCGGCGCCCTCGACGCCGGCGAGGTCACCCGCCTCACCGGCCTCACCCTGGCCCGCCTCCAGGGCTTCGCGGGCCCCCGCCGCGGCGACCTGACGAAGTCCGGCAAGTAG
- a CDS encoding electron transfer flavoprotein subunit beta/FixA family protein produces the protein MSLRIVVCVKYVPDATGDRKFADDLTVDRDDVDGLLSELDEYAVEQALQIADEADDAEITVLTVGPEDAKDALRKALSMGADKAVHVEDDDLHGTDVMGTSLVLAKAIEKTGYDLVIAGMASTDGTMGVLPAILAERLGVPQVTLLSEVSVADGVVKGRRDGDTASEQLEASLPAVVSVTDQSGEARYPSFKGIMAAKKKPVESLDLDDLDIDAEEVGLEGAWTKVDSAAERPARTAGTIVKDEGEGGKQLAEYLAGQKFI, from the coding sequence GTGAGCTTGAGGATCGTTGTCTGTGTGAAGTACGTGCCGGACGCCACGGGCGACCGGAAGTTCGCCGATGACCTGACCGTCGACCGCGACGACGTCGACGGCCTCCTTTCGGAGCTCGACGAGTACGCGGTCGAGCAGGCGCTGCAGATCGCCGACGAGGCGGACGACGCGGAGATCACCGTGCTGACCGTCGGCCCCGAGGACGCCAAGGACGCGCTGCGCAAGGCGCTCTCCATGGGTGCCGACAAGGCTGTCCACGTCGAGGACGACGACCTGCACGGCACCGACGTGATGGGCACCTCGCTGGTGCTCGCCAAGGCCATCGAGAAGACCGGTTATGACCTGGTCATCGCCGGTATGGCCTCGACCGACGGCACCATGGGCGTGCTGCCGGCGATCCTCGCGGAGCGCCTCGGCGTCCCGCAGGTCACGCTGCTCTCCGAGGTCTCCGTCGCGGACGGCGTCGTGAAGGGCCGCCGTGACGGCGACACCGCCAGCGAGCAGCTCGAGGCGTCCCTGCCGGCCGTCGTGTCCGTGACGGACCAGTCGGGCGAGGCCCGCTACCCGTCCTTCAAGGGCATCATGGCCGCCAAGAAGAAGCCGGTGGAGTCGCTCGACCTGGACGACCTGGACATCGACGCCGAGGAGGTCGGCCTTGAGGGTGCCTGGACCAAGGTCGACTCCGCCGCCGAGCGTCCGGCCCGTACGGCCGGCACGATCGTCAAGGACGAGGGCGAGGGCGGCAAGCAGCTGGCCGAGTACCTCGCGGGCCAGAAGTTCATCTGA
- a CDS encoding thioredoxin family protein, protein MGTGLTSVEARVRGREAGRRLGAADIGVGLGERATLVQFSSAFCQPCRATRRVLADVAAMVPGVAHVEIDAEEQLALVRELGVLKTPTVLVLDAAGHVVRRAVGQPRKADVIAALGEAV, encoded by the coding sequence ATTGGTACAGGACTGACGAGTGTGGAGGCGCGCGTGCGGGGACGGGAGGCCGGGCGGCGGCTCGGCGCCGCGGACATCGGGGTGGGGCTGGGGGAGCGGGCGACGCTCGTGCAGTTCTCCAGTGCCTTCTGTCAGCCCTGTCGCGCGACGCGCAGAGTGCTCGCGGACGTGGCCGCGATGGTGCCCGGTGTGGCCCACGTGGAGATCGACGCCGAGGAGCAGCTCGCTCTCGTACGGGAACTCGGCGTCCTCAAGACCCCCACCGTGCTCGTCCTGGACGCCGCCGGGCACGTCGTTCGGCGCGCCGTCGGACAGCCCCGCAAGGCCGATGTGATCGCGGCGCTCGGCGAGGCCGTGTGA
- a CDS encoding lysophospholipid acyltransferase family protein translates to MAELVYRPVIGAAKTLFKAWDLKIDCKGSENIPRSGGAVLVSNHISYLDFIFDGLAALPQKRLVRFMAKESVFRHKISGPLMRGMKHIPVDREQGETAYAHALDSLRSGEIIGVFPEATISQSFTLKQFKSGAARLAQEAGVPLIPMALWGTQRLWTKGHPRNFKRSHTPITIRVGEPVEAPKDQYAGAITRRLREACQELLEAAQRAYPVRPKGPDDTWWMPAHLGGTAPTPAEVKAAEAG, encoded by the coding sequence ATGGCAGAGCTTGTCTACCGTCCCGTCATCGGTGCCGCGAAAACGCTGTTCAAGGCATGGGACCTCAAGATCGACTGCAAGGGGTCGGAGAACATCCCACGCTCCGGCGGCGCGGTTCTGGTGAGCAATCACATCAGCTATCTCGACTTCATCTTCGACGGTCTCGCCGCCCTGCCGCAGAAGCGCCTGGTGCGGTTCATGGCGAAGGAGTCGGTGTTCCGGCACAAGATCTCCGGGCCGCTGATGCGCGGGATGAAGCACATCCCGGTCGACCGCGAGCAGGGCGAGACCGCGTACGCGCACGCACTGGACTCGCTGCGCTCCGGGGAAATCATCGGTGTCTTCCCCGAGGCGACGATCTCGCAGTCGTTCACCCTGAAGCAGTTCAAGTCGGGTGCCGCGCGACTGGCCCAGGAGGCCGGCGTGCCGCTGATCCCGATGGCACTGTGGGGCACGCAGCGGCTCTGGACCAAGGGGCACCCCCGCAACTTCAAGCGCAGCCACACCCCGATCACGATCCGGGTCGGCGAGCCGGTGGAGGCGCCGAAGGACCAGTACGCGGGCGCGATCACCCGGCGGCTGCGCGAGGCCTGCCAGGAGCTCCTGGAGGCCGCGCAGCGCGCCTATCCCGTACGCCCCAAGGGGCCGGACGACACCTGGTGGATGCCCGCGCACCTCGGCGGCACGGCGCCGACCCCCGCCGAGGTCAAGGCCGCCGAGGCGGGCTGA
- a CDS encoding serine/threonine protein kinase, which produces MFSGDQDQTGEAGRLLAGRYRVVAQLGRGGMGVVWRAVDEVLHREVAVKELRTYTDAAGPELADLRLRMQREARAAARVRHPGVVAVHDVTEVDGRPLIVMELVDGPSLDDVLRDRGALDPREAADIGAKVMDALAAAHRVGVLHRDVKPGNILLETGGRVVLTDFGIATMEDPNDGSATHLTRSGELVGSLDYLAPERAQGHDPGPASDVWALGATLYAAVEGSSPFRRTSTWSTLTAIVVDPLPEPRRSGPLTPVLRQLMDKDPQARPDADAARLLLAGVAAAEPGSAGPPAQAPHGTTERSIPSAPPPGFGPPPAVTQPPLAPAPPVGHQGPASPGRAETRAEMRSTQRRPRRGRALLAAAAVAVVLAATGATVAVLNGKEDKGGQAREDASPAGAGANDDDGSRGPLGGESERPKPSGLGDEKPREPRTKPSGDAKDGGKRDGNGKGDKDSSDRDAGKSKDGGKTPSRPDATTKPTQDGSAPDPVCHPAGGGKYNCDVWRTANSYTAGGARVGTLNAGTNYFYCQQNLGRRETSGQWTNVWWAKTDDDSGNTNVFVSDVYLKGGDNDKPLPGLPVC; this is translated from the coding sequence GTGTTTTCGGGGGATCAGGATCAGACGGGCGAGGCGGGCAGACTCCTCGCCGGGCGCTACCGCGTCGTGGCACAGCTCGGCCGCGGTGGCATGGGCGTCGTGTGGCGCGCCGTCGACGAGGTGCTGCACCGCGAAGTAGCGGTCAAGGAACTGCGTACGTACACGGACGCGGCGGGCCCCGAACTGGCCGATCTACGCCTGCGCATGCAGCGCGAGGCCCGCGCGGCCGCCCGCGTGCGTCACCCCGGAGTCGTCGCCGTGCACGACGTGACGGAGGTCGACGGACGGCCCCTCATCGTCATGGAGCTCGTCGACGGCCCCTCCCTCGACGACGTGCTGCGCGACCGCGGCGCCCTGGACCCCCGCGAGGCCGCCGACATCGGCGCCAAGGTCATGGACGCCCTGGCCGCCGCCCACCGCGTCGGCGTCCTGCACCGCGACGTGAAGCCCGGCAACATCCTCCTGGAGACCGGCGGACGCGTCGTCCTCACCGACTTCGGCATCGCCACGATGGAGGACCCGAACGACGGCTCGGCCACGCACCTCACCCGCAGCGGCGAACTGGTCGGCTCGCTGGACTACCTGGCGCCCGAGCGCGCCCAGGGCCACGACCCGGGTCCCGCATCCGACGTCTGGGCCCTCGGCGCCACGCTGTACGCCGCCGTGGAGGGCTCATCGCCCTTCCGTCGTACGTCGACATGGTCCACGCTCACCGCGATCGTCGTAGACCCGCTGCCCGAGCCGCGGCGTTCGGGGCCACTCACTCCCGTACTGCGGCAGCTGATGGACAAGGACCCGCAGGCACGCCCCGACGCGGACGCGGCACGGCTGCTGCTCGCCGGTGTGGCGGCCGCGGAGCCCGGGAGCGCGGGGCCGCCCGCCCAGGCGCCCCACGGGACGACGGAGCGCAGTATTCCGAGCGCACCGCCGCCGGGCTTCGGCCCACCGCCCGCGGTGACGCAGCCGCCCCTGGCACCCGCCCCTCCGGTGGGACACCAGGGCCCCGCGTCGCCCGGTCGTGCGGAGACCCGCGCCGAGATGCGCTCCACGCAGCGCCGCCCGCGCCGCGGACGCGCGCTGCTGGCCGCCGCTGCCGTCGCCGTCGTCCTCGCGGCGACCGGAGCCACCGTGGCCGTCCTCAACGGCAAGGAGGACAAAGGCGGCCAGGCCCGTGAGGACGCGTCCCCGGCAGGCGCGGGAGCGAACGACGACGACGGCAGCCGCGGCCCCCTCGGCGGCGAGTCGGAGCGGCCCAAGCCGTCGGGGCTGGGCGACGAGAAGCCCCGCGAGCCGCGCACGAAGCCGTCCGGTGACGCGAAGGACGGCGGAAAGAGGGACGGGAACGGGAAGGGCGACAAGGACTCGTCCGACCGGGACGCCGGCAAGAGCAAGGACGGCGGCAAGACCCCGTCCCGCCCCGATGCCACCACCAAGCCGACCCAGGACGGCTCCGCGCCGGACCCGGTCTGCCACCCGGCGGGCGGCGGCAAGTACAACTGCGACGTGTGGCGCACCGCGAACTCGTACACCGCGGGCGGCGCCCGCGTCGGCACGCTGAACGCGGGCACCAACTACTTCTACTGCCAGCAGAATCTGGGCCGCCGTGAGACGTCCGGCCAGTGGACGAACGTCTGGTGGGCCAAGACGGACGACGACAGCGGCAACACCAACGTCTTCGTCAGCGACGTCTACTTGAAGGGCGGCGACAACGACAAGCCGCTGCCCGGACTGCCGGTCTGCTGA